The proteins below come from a single Oxyura jamaicensis isolate SHBP4307 breed ruddy duck chromosome 1, BPBGC_Ojam_1.0, whole genome shotgun sequence genomic window:
- the IAPP gene encoding islet amyloid polypeptide, whose protein sequence is MCNLKLSVFFIVLSVTLSCLEATPIEKLLSVADDLSDGTSKRQGWILPIMSQNTLSGLSEEMPEQPAAKTKSSHHLEKRKCNTATCVTQRLADFLVRSSSNIGAIYSPTNVGSNTYGKRDTNGLLSKEPQNNAQL, encoded by the exons ATGTGCAACCTAAAACTGtcagttttcttcattgtaCTTTCTGTCACACTGAGCTGTTTGGAAGCTACACCTATTGAGAA aTTATTATCTGTGGCTGATGATCTATCTGATGGGACTTCCAAGAGGCAAGGATGGATATTGCCCATAATGTCACAGAATACACTCTCAGGACTTAGTGAGGAAATGCCAGAACAACcagcagcaaagacaaaaag TAGTCACCATCTGGAGAAACGGAAATGCAACACCGCTACATGTGTGACACAACGCTTGGCTGACTTTTTAGTTCGTTCCAGCAGCAACATCGGAGCAATTTATTCACCTACAAATGTGGGGTCCAATACATATGGAAAGAGGGACACAAATGGGCTTCTAAGCAAAGAACCCCAAAACAATGCACAGCTTTAG